A genomic region of Desulfosarcina ovata subsp. ovata contains the following coding sequences:
- a CDS encoding HepT-like ribonuclease domain-containing protein, with translation MDEQIKEHLKYLNKYHLHLLEARKVPYDEFIDNPIHYGSTERFFHLAIESCLNVGNRLID, from the coding sequence ATGGATGAACAAATTAAGGAACATCTCAAATACCTGAATAAATACCATCTTCATTTGCTGGAAGCCCGGAAGGTTCCTTATGACGAGTTTATTGACAATCCGATCCACTATGGTAGCACGGAACGCTTTTTTCACTTGGCCATCGAAAGTTGCCTCAACGTAGGCAACCGTCTGATTGATTAG
- the mntA gene encoding type VII toxin-antitoxin system MntA family adenylyltransferase antitoxin, producing MIREGKKIPKDVQKKVPEIIKAIEADPVVVVLFAFGSLATGPLKPLSDLDFGILLDDRLDKRQRFDKHIQLIGLFSDTFRTDEIDLIILNDAPPRMAFQIFKTGKILVCRSTAALIDFRERLVTQYLDFKCMRDAFDAVFLEGVGYHG from the coding sequence ATGATTCGCGAAGGCAAAAAAATACCCAAGGACGTCCAAAAAAAGGTTCCTGAAATTATCAAGGCTATTGAGGCTGACCCGGTCGTCGTTGTTCTCTTCGCATTCGGCAGCTTGGCGACTGGCCCTTTAAAGCCGCTGAGCGATTTGGATTTCGGTATTTTACTCGATGATCGGTTGGACAAAAGGCAGCGTTTTGACAAACACATTCAACTTATCGGCCTTTTTAGCGATACATTCAGAACCGATGAGATTGATTTGATCATCCTGAACGACGCCCCACCTAGAATGGCATTTCAAATTTTCAAGACAGGAAAGATACTGGTCTGCAGGAGTACGGCTGCCTTGATTGATTTTCGTGAACGCTTGGTAACACAGTATCTGGATTTCAAGTGCATGAGGGATGCGTTTGATGCAGTTTTCCTGGAAGGGGTTGGCTATCATGGATGA
- a CDS encoding ISAs1 family transposase, with product MTFSKSYGKSILNFFGCQQFSIKYLSLSVSSLENHAPTIANAVRVREHWGIENGLHYCLDVSFREDHCRVRKDHALENFVILRHMAMNLLKREKTLKGGIQTKRLKAAWDENYLIKILSA from the coding sequence ATCACCTTTAGCAAATCATACGGGAAATCTATTTTAAATTTTTTCGGGTGTCAACAATTTAGTATAAAGTACCTGTCCCTTTCAGTTTCCAGTCTCGAAAATCATGCGCCCACCATCGCCAATGCGGTCAGGGTCAGAGAACACTGGGGCATTGAAAACGGATTACACTATTGTTTGGACGTATCTTTCCGCGAAGACCACTGCCGGGTACGCAAAGATCATGCTCTGGAAAACTTCGTAATTCTGCGTCACATGGCCATGAACCTGCTCAAACGCGAGAAAACCCTTAAAGGCGGTATTCAAACCAAACGCCTCAAAGCGGCATGGGATGAGAATTATCTGATAAAAATCCTATCCGCATAA
- a CDS encoding type II toxin-antitoxin system Phd/YefM family antitoxin: protein MKNNITATDARRQFFEIVKGATEKHQIFRIRHPKGSVVMLSEEEYDNLIETLELLSTPGMLKSLDRSINQMNSGETYSMDEVFGDT from the coding sequence ATGAAAAATAATATAACAGCAACCGATGCACGTCGCCAATTTTTCGAAATAGTCAAAGGCGCAACTGAAAAACATCAGATATTCCGAATTCGGCATCCCAAAGGCTCCGTTGTTATGCTATCTGAAGAGGAATATGACAACTTGATTGAAACGCTTGAACTGCTGTCAACACCTGGAATGTTAAAGAGTTTGGACCGTTCCATAAATCAAATGAACAGCGGCGAGACCTATTCGATGGACGAGGTTTTTGGAGACACTTGA
- a CDS encoding type II toxin-antitoxin system RelE family toxin — protein sequence MYEIRFTKEALKDVNKLSPRLKSKLKDILEYRISPEPHSGKKLVGQLKGFYSMRLSFQDRIVYTIDEENNKVFIHRAKTHYGD from the coding sequence ATGTATGAAATCAGATTCACGAAAGAAGCCCTCAAGGACGTCAATAAACTAAGCCCCCGCCTTAAGTCCAAGTTGAAAGATATTCTTGAATACAGAATCAGTCCCGAACCTCATTCCGGGAAAAAATTAGTCGGCCAGCTAAAAGGGTTTTATTCGATGCGTCTAAGCTTTCAAGACAGAATCGTGTACACAATCGATGAAGAGAACAATAAGGTTTTCATCCACCGGGCCAAAACCCATTACGGTGATTGA
- a CDS encoding type II toxin-antitoxin system YafQ family toxin — MKLFRTKTYRKDYQKIKMKDSQYEKYIQFLSLLLDEKELPLEARDHNLIGNFSGFREFHVGGDLIVIYSIEENTLRLVRIGSHSQLFR; from the coding sequence ATGAAGTTATTTCGGACGAAAACCTATCGAAAAGATTATCAGAAAATAAAAATGAAAGACTCTCAGTACGAGAAATATATCCAATTTTTATCCCTGTTGTTGGATGAGAAGGAACTGCCACTTGAAGCAAGGGACCACAATTTGATTGGAAACTTTTCTGGTTTTAGGGAATTTCATGTCGGTGGGGATTTAATTGTAATCTATTCTATTGAAGAAAACACACTTCGCTTGGTAAGAATCGGTTCACATTCCCAACTTTTCAGATAA
- a CDS encoding type II toxin-antitoxin system RelB/DinJ family antitoxin, translating into MKTQTTIRVDTKNYRQAKEILKYLGLSYSQAINVFNNLIVCHKGLPFEIKIPNDETLAAMEEAKRLDGDYITIDEFSK; encoded by the coding sequence ATGAAGACCCAAACAACCATAAGGGTGGATACAAAAAACTATAGACAAGCGAAAGAGATCTTAAAATATCTTGGCTTGAGCTATTCGCAAGCAATCAATGTGTTTAATAATTTGATTGTTTGCCACAAAGGGCTTCCGTTTGAAATCAAAATCCCCAACGATGAAACCTTGGCGGCAATGGAAGAAGCCAAACGATTGGATGGTGATTATATAACTATCGATGAATTTTCGAAATAG
- a CDS encoding IS1 family transposase, with protein sequence MLLFTCKCPNCSSENIRHDYVYRTISNGDREMFLCQDCKYSFSETKNTFLQDIRKPVSKIWEVLNARTEGTSLNATCRIFKIAKNTLLAWERKFSYLYSTLFIYSMAHTFIQSVIEGDEFYTKVKKNVPAEESSGWTIVLMDRASRFIWEMSCGKKDRSLFEKAIKTLAELVNQTEDITLLTDGERRYGKILFEICHELFQTGMRGRPRKVLKKGVTVRVKNKGSQAHKKGRKRPKYQTTCPQHPETTNHITDKETHANHVEANNAAMRRKCSAYRRKTNTYAKSETGLQRVLNVYWVIHNFLRVHFTTKKVPAVSLGVLECEITPEALFSAQHI encoded by the coding sequence TCGCACAATTTCTAACGGTGATAGGGAAATGTTTCTTTGTCAAGACTGCAAATATTCATTCTCAGAAACAAAAAACACCTTCCTGCAAGATATCAGAAAGCCTGTCAGTAAAATTTGGGAGGTCTTAAACGCCCGAACTGAGGGAACGTCACTCAATGCCACCTGCCGGATCTTTAAAATCGCTAAAAACACCCTTCTTGCCTGGGAAAGAAAATTTTCCTATCTTTATAGTACTTTATTTATCTATTCAATGGCGCATACGTTCATCCAGTCAGTCATTGAAGGTGATGAATTTTATACAAAAGTCAAAAAAAATGTTCCTGCTGAAGAATCTTCCGGATGGACTATTGTCCTCATGGATAGAGCCAGCCGTTTCATTTGGGAAATGAGCTGCGGTAAAAAGGACAGGTCCCTTTTTGAAAAAGCAATCAAAACCCTGGCGGAACTTGTCAACCAAACTGAAGACATAACCCTTCTGACAGATGGTGAACGTCGATATGGAAAAATTCTATTTGAAATATGCCACGAGCTTTTTCAAACTGGCATGCGTGGTCGTCCTCGAAAAGTGTTGAAAAAGGGAGTCACCGTCAGGGTAAAAAACAAAGGATCCCAAGCCCATAAGAAAGGACGCAAAAGGCCAAAATACCAGACAACATGTCCTCAACACCCTGAGACCACAAACCATATTACAGATAAGGAAACACACGCCAATCACGTTGAAGCCAACAATGCTGCAATGCGCCGAAAATGTTCCGCGTATAGAAGAAAAACAAACACATATGCAAAATCAGAAACCGGTCTTCAACGCGTGTTGAACGTTTATTGGGTTATCCATAACTTCCTCAGAGTTCACTTTACGACCAAAAAGGTGCCCGCTGTTAGTTTAGGAGTACTCGAATGCGAGATCACTCCAGAAGCACTTTTCAGTGCACAACATATTTAA